Proteins encoded together in one Salvelinus fontinalis isolate EN_2023a chromosome 6, ASM2944872v1, whole genome shotgun sequence window:
- the zgc:165573 gene encoding cysteine-rich and transmembrane domain-containing protein 1, with translation MNFEQPPPYQAPGYPQQGYPPQGYPQQGYPQQGYPPQGYPVNMEQPGGFPPQNPGYPAGPGGPPGPYPGQGQAGPYQEGYPGQPQFGWQGGPPPGPMYGEAPKNTVYVVEERRRDDSGDTCLTACWTALCCCCLWDMLT, from the exons ATGAATTTTGAGCAGCCTCCTCCGTACCAGGCCCCTGGTTACCCCCAGCAGGGTTACCCCCCGCAGGGTTACCCCCAGCAGGGATACCCCCAGCAGGGATACCCTCCCCAGGGTTACCCCGTAAACATGGAGCAACCTGGAGGATTCCCTCCTCAAAACCCAGGCTACCCTGCTGGCCCCGGGGGACCCCCTGGACCCTACCCTGGCCAGGGACAAGCAGGCCCCTACCAGGAGGGCTACCCTGGACAGCCCCAGTTTGGATGGCAAGGAGGACCACCCCCAGGACCCATGTATGGAGAGGCAcctaaaaacacag tGTACGTggtggaagagagaaggagagatgattcAGGAGACACGTGTCTGACTGCCTGTTGGACggctctctgctgctgctgcttgtgGGACATGCTCAcataa